In Dioscorea cayenensis subsp. rotundata cultivar TDr96_F1 chromosome 9, TDr96_F1_v2_PseudoChromosome.rev07_lg8_w22 25.fasta, whole genome shotgun sequence, a genomic segment contains:
- the LOC120269122 gene encoding uncharacterized protein LOC120269122 → MSSVSITVMSLNLHEGEQDSGSPNSWEKRRDLCLSVITSYSPTVLCTQQGLKWQLDFLQQSLPGYEQFGISRKGPQDTTDEYCTIFYDKEKVEVLEGGTFWLSESPSVPGSMSWGSTVPCIATWATFQLKRVEPPGFSFQIVNTNMDEFSPRARRRSALLTWQHIASLPPSLPVVYCGGFNTQKESTTGRFLLGRSREHGVVGDMRDAWPNARVRKNLSLIRTYHGFKGDKQGAMEFLKLIFRALCLCWDRQTQDLHIDWILFRGRSLVPASCEVINDNNNGLYPSSHYPIFAEFMLPRTVRLIDAPLDR, encoded by the exons ATGAGCAGCGTTTCGATCACAGTCATGTCGCTGAACTTGCATGAAGGGGAGCAGGACAGTGGAAGCCCGAACTCGTGGGAGAAGCGCAGGGACCTTTGCCTCAGCGTCATCACCAGTTACTCCCCTACTGTTCTGTGCACTCAGCAAG GGTTGAAGTGGCAGCTGGATTTTCTTCAGCAAAGTTTACCAG GTTATGAGCAGTTTGGGATTTCAAGGAAAGGACCTCAGGATACTACAGATGAATATTGCACTATTTTCTATGATAAGGAGAAG GTGGAGGTTCTTGAAGGTGGTACCTTTTGGTTGTCAGAATCACCATCTGTTCCAGGAAGCATGTCGTGGGGATCAACGGTTCCTTGTATTGCTACTTGGGCA ACATTTCAACTCAAGAGAGTTGAACCACCTGGTTTCAGCTTCCAGATTGTAAATACAAATATGGATGAGTTCAGTCCTCGTGCACGCAGACGGAGTGCTTTGCTCACATGGCAACACATAGCTTCCTTGCCTCCTAGCTTGCCAGTAGTGTACTGTGGAGGATTCAACACACAGAAGGAATCTACTACTGGCCGGTTTCTGCTTGGGAGATCAAG AGAGCATGGAGTTGTCGGTGACATGCGAGATGCTTGGCCCAATGCACGGGTGCGGAAAAATTTGTCACTGATACGGACTTACCATGGATTCAAAG GTGACAAACAAGGTGCGATGGAGTTTCTCAAGCTGATATTCAGAGCACTCTGTCTCTGCTGGGATCGCCAAACTCAGGATTTGCACATTGATTGGATTCTCTTCCGGGGAAGGTCTCTAGTGCCGGCATCTTGCGAAGTTATAAATGACAACAACAATGGGCTTTATCCATCATCTCATTACCCTATTTTTGCCGAGTTCATGCTTCCCCGTACTGTGCGGCTGATTGATGCCCCTCTTGACAGATAA
- the LOC120269121 gene encoding photosynthetic NDH subunit of subcomplex B 1, chloroplastic, with amino-acid sequence MASHHLHLFLSPSKFSVSIFKPSHKVSFPKKFGFSTHAKKKNPWFDPFDFGDDPDMEYGSLFSDGKQEEDPRPPDNPDNPYGFLKFPQGYNVEIASLGSKIRGDVRRCCCVVSGGVYENLLFFPAIQLIKDRYPGVQVDVVTSPRGKQTYEINKNVRWATVYDPDDDFPEPAEYTDMLGVMRNRYYDMILSTKLAGLGHAAFLFMASARDKVSYVYPNVNGAGAGLLLTETLIPPLLNLSELGFNMYQQMTEWLGRPARNVPREPVPPLKISISKKLKAYVQEKYTNAGVQKNKYIVIHGIESDSIASMKSRGDDDSLLPIQIWAEITKDIRGVKPLFIIPHEKERDDVEEAIGDDASILFTTTPGQLAAIINDSVGVISTNTAAIQLANAIEKPSIALFGSEEKGRLFVPDAKEKKCSVIASKTGKLIDIDVETVKNSVDMLQGSLVFA; translated from the exons ATGGCTTCTCATCATCTCCATTTATTCCTCTCACCTTCAAAGTTTTCAGTTTCCATTTTCAAACCATCACACAAGGTCTCATTCCCCAAGAAGTTTGGCTTCTCCACCCATGCCAAGAAGAAGAACCCCTGGTTCGATCCCTTCGACTTCGGTGACGACCCTGACATGGAGTACGGCTCTCTCTTTTCTGATGGCAAGCAGGAGGAGGACCCCCGCCCGCCCGATAACCCCGACAACCCTTACGGCTTCCTCAAGTTCCCTCAAGGCTACAATGTCGAGATCGCTTCCCTTGGTTCCAAAATTCGTGGTGATGTTCGTCGTTGTTGCTGTGTAGTCTCCGGTGGTGTCTATGAGAACCTCCTCTTCTTCCCAGCCATCCAACTGATCAAGGATCGGTATCCTGGGGTGCAGGTGGATGTGGTCACTTCACCGAGAGGCAAACAGACTTATGAGATCAACAAGAATGTCCGGTGGGCTACTGTTTACGACCCCGATGATGACTTCCCTGAACCTGCTGAGTACACTGACATGCTTGGCGTGATGAGG AATAGGTACTATGATATGATCTTGTCGACAAAGCTTGCCGGATTGGGACATGCAGCATTCCTCTTCATGGCATCTGCCAGAGACAAAGTAAGTTATGTCTATCCAAATGTTAATGGAGCAGGTGCAGGTCTACTTCTCACAGAAACACTCATTCCACCTCTACTCAACCTCTCCGAGTTGGGATTTAACAT GTACCAACAGATGACTGAATGGTTAGGAAGACCAGCTCGTAACGTGCCACGCGAACCAGTACCTCCGCTGAAAATTTCGATCTCGAAGAAACTCAAAGCATATGTGCAAGAGAAATATACAAATGCAGGTGTACAGAAGAATAAATACATTGTAATTCATGGAATAGAGTCTGATTCCATCGCATCGATGAAATCTAGAGGTGACGATGATAGTTTACTACCTATACAAATATGGGCCGAAATAACAAAGGACATAAG GGGTGTCAAGCCTCTGTTTATAATACCTCATGAAAAAGAGCGCGATGATGTCGAGGAAGCCATCGGAGACGATGCAAGCATTCTGTTCACTACTACACCAGGCCAG TTAGCAGCAATAATCAATGATTCGGTCGGCGTTATCAGCACAAACACAGCAGCTATTCAGCTTGCAAATGCTATCGAAAAACCAAG TATTGCATTGTTTGGATCAGAAGAAAAAGGGAGATTATTTGTTCCTGATGCAAAAGAGAAGAAGTGTTCAGTGATTGCATCAAAAACAGGAAAATTAATCGATATCGATGTCGAGACAGTGAAAAATTCAGTTGATATGTTACAAGGCTCTTTAGTTTTCGCATGA
- the LOC120269263 gene encoding putative magnesium transporter MRS2-G, with translation MARRSGKKIACGSCFSRRQRAAKRIEMLPIVASPTNPNPNPSPSPLNPSKNHGNSAPAKAGKKKTGSRLWMRFDRTGNSDVVEWDKSAILKRVSIPARDLRILGPVFSQSSNILARDKAMVVNLEFIKAIVTADEVLLLDPLSQEVIPFVDQLKQQLSSKSPFRIHETGHEAVQAKGLSLTGGQWLAANEAAEGETELPFEFQILEIALESVCSYLDSNVADLERDAYPILDELAMNVSTKNLERVRSLKSNLTRLLARVQKVRDEIEHLLDDNEDMAHLYLTRKQMQCQQFEALMASAASNNIVVPAVPHMSRLNSNAHGSASIVTSIYSDDNDVEDLEMLLEAYFMQLDGTRNKILSVREYIDDTEDYVNIQLDNQRNELIQLQLILTIASFAIAINTLIVGIFAMNIPCNLYYVQNFFEPFVGGTSAGCFLIFLLMLGYARWKKLLGP, from the exons ATGGCGAGGAGATCAGGGAAGAAGATTGCCTGTGGCTCTTGCTTCTCCAGGAGGCAAAGAGCGGCCAAGCGGATCGAGATGCTACCAATTGTTGCATCGCCgactaaccctaaccctaaccctagcccTAGTCCCTTGAATCCGTCCAAGAACCATGGCAATTCGGCTCCGGCGAAGGCCGGGAAGAAGAAGACTGGTTCTAGGCTTTGGATGCGGTTTGATCGGACGGGGAATTCGGACGTCGTGGAGTGGGACAAAAGTGCGATTCTGAAAAGAGTCTCGATCCCTGCCAGGGATCTCAGGATTCTTGGCCCTGTGTTCTCTCAATCTTCTAACATTCTCG CGAGGGATAAAGCTATGGTTGTTAATCTAGAGTTCATAAAGGCCATTGTTACTGCTGATGAAGTGCTCCTACTGGATCCACTTTCTCAGGAGGTTATTCCGTTTGTGGATCAACTGAAGCAACAGCTATCTTCAAAGAGTCCATTTAGAATTCATGAGACCGGACATGAAGCAGTACAAGCCAAAGGATTGTCTTTGACTGGCGGACAGTGGCTTGCTGCTAATGAGGCCGCTGAAGGTGAAACTGAACTTCCATTTGAGTTTCAGATTCTGGAGATTGCACTGGAATCTGTATGCTCGTATTTGGACTCTAATGTTGCTGATCTTGAGAGGGATGCATATCCTATTCTGGATGAATTGGCTATGAATGTTAGCACAAAGAATCTTGAGCGTGTGAGGAGTTTAAAAAGCAATCTAACTCGTTTGCTTGCTCGCGTTCAGAAG GTCAGAGATGAAATTGAACATCTCTTGGATGATAATGAAGACATGGCACATTTATATTTAACTAGGAAGCAGATGCAGTGTCAACAGTTTGAAGCCCTGATGGCATCCGCTGCTTCAAACAACATTGTTGTCCCTGCAGTTCCCCACATGTCGAGGCTCAACTCTAATGCCCACGGCAGTGCAAGCATTGTGACCAGTATCTACTCTGATGATAATGACGTGGAGGATCTGGAGATGTTGCTCGAGGCTTATTTCATGCAGCTAGATGGCACCCGCAACAAAATTTTGTCG GTGCGGGAATACATCGATGACACCGAAGACTACGTCAATATCCAGCTTGACAACCAGCGTAACGAACTCATCCAGCTTCAGCTGATATTAACAATAGCATCATTTGCCATTGCAATAAACACCTTAATAGTCGGAATCTTCGCCATGAATATACCATGCAATTTATATTATGTGCAAAACTTTTTCGAGCCCTTCGTTGGGGGCACATCGGCAGGCTGTTTCTTGATCTTTTTGCTCATGCTAGGCTATGCAAGATGGAAGAAATTGCTCGGTCCGTAA
- the LOC120268663 gene encoding pentatricopeptide repeat-containing protein At3g25210, mitochondrial — MMRRGKEKKKENPNRTGLSGYYWLDPKPFTLSGFHPLDPNPGSLSGRPYRVQLVGSESESEPNGIVYKSSRFLQFNSFPKWESLGNGFSSSSPNSISFSFLETLNPNPRFLLSFFSSSSASSVNYGPRSRTPSESHFNALVSSLHPGFTPADLTDVLSSTADPDLALDLFRWACIRPGFRPDASLYHSLIRTLISSRRFSAAESLISEALSGACTPDPPLYNTIIHFCCSRRHLLSQAFDAFKKMRKSSKPSIETYSMLLGAIVKRFGKPPVSHIHLHSVKSLVRQMKASGIIPDTYALNLIIKAYSKCLEMDDAIRVFKEMALYNCEPNEYSYGYIAKGFCEKGRIREGLGFFKEMREKGFVPTSSVYVSMICSLAMERWFEEGVEVLFDMLRNGMRPDVLSYRTLLEEMCRDGKSEHAFELLEELGRRDGAMEKKVYDDLLGGLHWLCQPHD, encoded by the exons ATGATGAGAAGagggaaagagaagaagaaagagaaccCAAATCGAACCGGGTTATCGGGGTATTACTGGTTAGATCCGAAACCGTTTACACTATCGG GGTTTCATCCATTGGATCCAAACCCTGGTTCACTGTCGGGCAGACCTTATCGGGTTCAGTTGGTTGGATCCGAATCCGAATCCGAACCCAATGGAATCGTATATAAGAGCTCACGCTTTCTTCAATTCAATTCGTTTCCCAAATGGGAATCGTTGGGAAACGGCTTCTCTTCTTCGTCCCCAAactccatctccttctccttcctcGAAACccttaaccctaaccctagatttctcctctccttcttctcctcctcctctgcgTCCTCTGTAAACTATGGCCCTAGATCTCGGACGCCATCGGAATCCCATTTCAATGCCTTGGTTTCCAGTCTCCATCCCGGCTTCACCCCCGCCGACCTCACCGATGTTCTCAGCTCCACCGCCGACCCCGACCTCGCCCTCGATCTCTTCCGTTGGGCTTGTATCCGCCCTGGATTCCGCCCCGATGCCTCCCTCTACCACTCTCTCATTCGCACGCTTATCTCCTCCCGTCGCTTCTCCGCCGCTGAGTCACTCATCTCCGAAGCTCTCTCCGGTGCCTGCACCCCTGATCCTCCTTTATACAACACCATCATCCACTTCTGCTGCTCTCGCCGTCATCTCCTTTCTCAGGCCTTCGATGCCTTCAAGAAGATGCGCAAATCCTCGAAGCCCTCCATTGAGACCTACTCGATGCTCCTCGGTGCCATTGTCAAGCGCTTTGGAAAGCCTCCAGTTTCCCATATTCATCTCCATTCCGTGAAGTCCTTAGTCCGGCAGATGAAGGCCTCTGGTATAATCCCTGATACTTATGCTCTCAATTTGATTATCAAGGCTTATTCAAAATGCCTTGAAATGGATGATGCCATTAGGGTTTTCAAGGAGATGGCTTTGTATAACTGTGAACCAAATGAGTATAGTTATGGGTACATTGCCAAAGGATTTTGTGAGAAGGGGAGGATCAGagagggattagggtttttcaagGAGATGAGGGAGAAGGGCTTTGTGCCAACTAGCAGTGTTTATGTGTCGATGATTTGTAGCTTGGCAATGGAGAGGTGGTTTGAGGAAGGAGTGGAGGTGTTGTTTGATATGTTGAGGAATGGGATGCGGCCGGATGTGTTGAGTTATCGGACATTGCTGGAGGAGATGTGTAGGGATGGGAAGTCTGAGCATGCATTTGAGTTGTTGGAAGAGCTTGGTCGGAGGGATGGAGCCATGGAGAAGAAGGTGTATGATGATTTGCTCGGCGGTTTGCATTGGCTTTGCCAACCCCATGATTAG
- the LOC120269273 gene encoding magnesium transporter MRS2-1 yields MADAMEPLLPRKPSVSTSGTAAAASRRPLFQGMDFLGLKKRGQGLRSWIRVDAATGNSQIIEVDKFTMMRRCDLPARDLRLLDPLFVYPSTILGREKAIVVNLEQIRCIITADEVLLLNSLDSYVLQYVVELQRRIAAHSSDASAASPDYLPFEFRALEVALDAACTFLDAQAAELEIEAYPLLDELTSKISTLNLERVRRLKSRLVALTRRVQKVRDEIEQLMDDDGDMAEMYLTEKKRRMESSFYGEQSLNGYGSTGGALSVSAPVSPVSSPPESRRLEKTFSLSRSRHESMKSSDTNSENIEELEMLLEAYFVVIDSTLNKLTSLKEYIDDTEDFINIQLDNVRNQLIQFELLLTTATFVVAIFGVVAGIFGMNFEVPLFQKPTAFQWVLIITGICGVIIFCSFLWFFRYKRLMPL; encoded by the exons ATGGCGGACGCCATGGAGCCTCTCCTCCCGCGCAAGCCCTCCGTATCCACCTCCGGCACCGCGGCCGCCGCCTCCCGCCGCCCTCTGTTCCAGGGCATGGACTTTCTTGGGCTGAAGAAGCGTGGCCAGGGCCTTCGCTCTTGGATCCGCGTTGATGCCGCCACTGGGAACTCCCAGATTATTGAGGTCGATAAATTCACTATGATGAGGCGGTGCGATCTCCCGGCCCGTGATCTCCGGCTCCTCGATCCCCTCTTCGTGTACCCTTCGACTATCCTTGGCCGTGAGAAGGCTATCGTCGTGAATCTCGAGCAGATCCGATGCATTATTACTGCCGATGAGGTCCTACTTTTGAATTCTTTGGATAGCTATGTGTTGCAGTATGTTGTTGAGTTGCAGCGGAGGATTGCGGCGCACTCGTCGGACGCTTCGGCCGCGTCCCCTGATTACTTGCCGTTTGAGTTCCGGGCTCTGGAGGTCGCGCTTGATGCGGCTTGCACCTTTCTAGATGCCCAG GCAGCTGAATTAGAAATTGAAGCATACCCCTTGTTAGATGAGTTGACATCAAAGATCAGTACTCTAAACCTAGAACGTGTGCGTCGTCTGAAAAGCAGACTTGTTGCATTGACAAGGAGAGTTCAAAAG GTAAGGGATGAGATTGAGCAATTAATGGATGATGATGGGGATATGGCTGAGATGTATCTTactgagaagaagaggagaatggAATCATCATTTTATGGTGAACAGTCTTTAAATGGATACGGCTCAACAGGGGGTGCATTATCGGTTTCTGCTCCGGTTTCTCCGGTCTCATCACCACCTGAATCAAGAAGGCTTGAGAAAACCTTTAGCCTTTCCAGAAGCCGGCATGAAAGTATGAAAAGTTCAGACACCAATTCTGAAAACATAGAAGAATTGGAGATGTTGTTGGAAGCTTATTTTGTGGTCATTGATAGTACTCTGAACAAGTTAACCTCT CTTAAAGAGTATATTGATGATACAGAAGATTTCATTAATATTCAGCTG GACAATGTTCGGAACCAGCTGATCCAATTCGAGCTGCTACTGACAACCGCAACCTTCGTAGTTGCAATCTTCGGTGTCGTGGCGGGTATTTTCGGAATGAATTTTGAAGTACCATTATTTCAAAAACCAACTGCATTCCAGTGGGTGCTTATAATCACCGGCATATGCGGCGTAATCATCTTCTGTTCCTTCCTATGGTTCTTCAGGTACAAAAGATTAATGCCCTTGTAA
- the LOC120269524 gene encoding nucleoid-associated protein At4g30620, chloroplastic-like, producing MASTSALCPSFPSARICHRLNTKIHVGTPLLAWQNSKKSSIRRSFQIYGLFGGKKEKNENSDDTSSKAGFLGNMQNLYETVKKAQMVVQVEAVRVQKELAAAEFDGYCEGELIKVTLSGNQQPIRTEITEAAMELGPEKLSLLVTEAYKDAHQKSVQAMKERMSNLAQSLGMPPNLGEGLK from the exons ATGGCATCGACGAGCGCTCTATGCCCCTCGTTTCCCTCTGCTCGCATAT GTCACAGGCTAAACACAAAAATTCATGTGGGCACTCCGTTATTAGCATGGCAAAATAGCAAGAAGTCTTCCATTAGGAGGTCATTTCAGATATATGGTTTGTTTGGTggaaagaaggagaagaatgaGAATAGTGATGACACATCATCAAAG GCAGGTTTCTTGGGAAACATGCAAAACTTATATGAGACTGTTAAGAAGGCTCAAATGGTTGTCCAAGTAGAAGCTGTTCGCGTACAGAAAGAGCTAGCGGC TGCTGAGTTTGATGGTTATTGTGAAGGTGAACTGATTAAG GTAACTCTTTCTGGGAATCAACAACCTATACGCACTGAAATCACTGAGGCTGCTATGGAGTTAGGACCTGAA AAACTTTCCTTGTTGGTAACTGAAGCATACAAAGATGCACACCAGAAGAGTGTTCAA GCGATGAAAGAACGAATGAGCAATCTCGCACAGAGCCTCGGAATGCCACCAAACCTCGGCGAAGGACTCAAGTAA
- the LOC120269257 gene encoding uncharacterized protein LOC120269257, which yields MEFCIGGSDHRPVSMRLSSHWEAKKAKIRAELLARRERQILEEEVRRELGLEKEMMFRCCHGEREETLPMASSWDKFYDNEPDVDGFRRYQMGSLDRSTVDVGFENSSASREAKKVKIRAELLARRESQVLEEEVRRELGLEREMMFRCCHGERDDESLVPRLGFEGRHLPSFIKDNLRRSPAAALPDLMPRPAVERSVSPPEENVRALPPFPDFLPLESAEPEPSSRPSLVVVDSKPCVEPVPSPPKPVPMVTVYKPEMRLSGLSKPFVEPVSSPPKPVPMVTVYKPEIRLSGPSSVPEYKPSSNNYSGNKRKFACDLCQITTTSKESLDDHFNGKRHKALIASNNCSASTSSDTCSSAEAENLNKPKNRAEFLCKVCGLKCNSWPILHSHLNELKHWLRS from the exons ATGGAGTTCTGTATTGGAGGAAGCGATCATCGCCCGGTTTCAATGCGATTGAGTTCAC ATTGGGAGGCAAAGAAGGCGAAAATCAGAGCTGAGTTGCTTGCAAGGAGGGAAAGACAAATCCTTGAGGAAGAGGTCAGAAGGGAATTGGGCTTGGAGAAGGAGATGATGTTTAGGTGTTGTCATGGCGAGAGGGAGGAGACGCTTCCGATGGCATCATCATGGGATAAATTTTATGACAATGAACCGGATGTTGATGGGTTCCGGAGGTATCAGATGGGTTCTTTGGATCGATCGACTGTTGATGTTGGTTTTGAGAATTCTAGTGCATCAAGGGAAGCGAAGAAGGTGAAGATCAGAGCGGAGTTGCTTGCAAGAAGGGAAAGCCAAGTTCTTGAGGAAGAGGTCAGAAGGGAATTGGGTTTGGAGAGGGAGATGATGTTTAGATGTTGTCATGGCGAGAGGGATGATGAATCTTTGGTtccaagattagggtttgaaggACGTCACTTGCCGAGTTTTATCAAGGATAATTTAAGGAGATCACCAGCAGCCGCCTTGCCGGATTTGATGCCCAGGCCTGCGGTTGAAAGATCAGTTTCTCCGCCGGAGGAGAATGTCCGTGCATTGCCACCGTTCCCGGATTTTCTTCCTCTGGAGAGTGCTGAACCAGAGCCGAGTTCTAGGCCATCGTTGGTGGTCGTTGATTCCAAGCCTTGTGTTGAGCCAGTGCCCAGTCCTCCCAAGCCAGTGCCAATGGTTACTGTTTATAAGCCGGAGATGAGGCTTTCAGGGTTGTCCAAGCCTTTTGTTGAGCCAGTGTCCAGTCCTCCCAAGCCAGTACCGATGGTTACTGTTTATAAGCCAGAGATAAGGCTTTCAGGGCCGTCATCTGTTCCGGAG TACAAACCTTCAAGCAATAATTATTctggaaacaaaagaaaatttgcTTGTGATCTCTGTCAAATCACTACAACGAGCAAAGAAAGCCTGGATGATCATTTTAATGGAAAGAGGCACAAAGCCTTGATAGCATCGAATAACTGCTCCGCCTCGACGTCATCGGATACTTGCAGCTCTGCAGAAGCTGAGAATTTAAACAAACCGAAGAACCGGGCTGAGTTCTTGTGCAAAGTATGTGGTTTGAAATGCAATAGCTGGCCTATCTTGCATTCTCACCTCAATGAACTGAAACATTGGCTTAGATCTTAA
- the LOC120269002 gene encoding probable protein phosphatase 2C 11, which translates to MGIYLSTPKTEKFSEDGENAKLRFGLSSMQGWRATMEDAHAALPDLDASTAFFGVYDGHGGKVVAKFCAKFLHAQVLKQEAYSAGDLGASIQRAFFRMDEMMKGQRGWRELSVLGDKINKFTGMIEGLIWSPKGSDSNDQQDDWAYEEGPHSDFTGPTSGSTACVAVIRNNQLIVANAGDSRCVISRKGQAYNLSRDHKPELEAERDRILKAGGFIHAGRVNGSLNLARAIGDMEFKQNKFLPAEKQIVTANPDLSVVDLCDDDDFIVLACDGIWDCMSSQQLVDFIHEHINIETSLSAVCERVLDRCLAPTTAGGEGCDNMTMILVQFKKPINSDAATSGQSAQTASETQTTSKEVKNEIAN; encoded by the exons ATGGGAATATATCTTAGTACTCCAAAAACGGAAAAGTTCTCTGAAGATGGAGAGAATGCCAAGCTTAGATTTGGTCTTTCTTCTATGCAAGGATGGCGTGCCACTATGGAAGATGCT caTGCTGCTTTGCCTGATCTTGATGCTTCCACCGCATTCTTTGGCGTATATGATGGCCACGGAG GAAAAGTAGTCGCCAAGTTCTGTGCAAAATTTCTTCACGCCCAAGTGCTCAAACAAGAGGCCTACTCTGCTGGTGACTTAGGTGCTTCTATTCAGAGAGCTTTTTTCAG AATGGATGAAATGATGAAAGGACAGAGAGGGTGGAGAGAATTGTCTGTGTTGGGAGATAAGATAAACAAGTTTACTGGTATGATAGAAGGTCTGATCTGGTCTCCAAAGGGTAGTGATTCAAATGACCAACAAGATGACTGGGCTTATGAGGAG GGGCCCCATTCTGACTTCACTGGGCCAACTTCTGGTAGCACTGCATGCGTAGCAGTTATCAGGAACAACCAACTAATTGTTGCAAATGCTGGTGATTCTCGTTGTGTAATCTCAAGAAAGGGTCAG GCCTACAATTTGTCAAGGGATCACAAGCCCGAGCTTGAGGCTGAGAGAGATAGGATTTTAAAAGCGGGTGGCTTCATTCATGCAGGACGAGTTAATGGAAGTTTGAACCTTGCAAGAGCGATCG GAGACATGGAATTCAAGCAGAACAAGTTTCTGCCCGCTGAAAAGCAAATAGTAACTGCCAACCCTGATTTAAGCGTT GTTGATCtatgtgatgatgatgattttattgTCCTAGCATGTGATGGCATCTG GGATTGTATGTCAAGCCAGCAGCTTGTAGATTTCATCCATGAACACATAAACATT GAGACCAGTTTATCAGCTGTATGCGAGAGAGTCCTCGACAGATGCTTGGCTCCTACTACAGCCGGCGGAGAGGGATGCGACAACATGACCATGATCCTGGTTCAGTTCAAGAAACCGATAAACTCTGACGCTGCCACCTCCGGTCAATCAGCACAGACTGCATCAGAGACACAAACGACATCGAAAGAAGTGAAGAATGAGATTGCAAACTAG